The Chelonoidis abingdonii isolate Lonesome George chromosome 11, CheloAbing_2.0, whole genome shotgun sequence genomic interval TGGCTGTGCGTGGCGGTGGCGGGCAGCCTCCTGCCGGCGCCCTGCCAggggcacccccagccctgccacatcCTCGCCAGGGTCGGGCACACGGTGCGCCTGGGCGCGCTGCTGCCCCGGGGAGGAGCGCAGAGCCGGGTGCGCAGCGCCCTGGCCAGGGCGAGCCGGGCCAGCTGGTTCCCGTATAACCTGAGCTTGGAGATCGTGCCGGGGGCTCCCCGGGAGCGGGACCCGGCGTCGCTGGCTCGCTGGCTGTGCCAGGCGCTGGTGGTGCAGAAGGTGGCGGCGGTGCTGGCCTTCCCCCAGTCCCGGGGGGAGCTGCTCCAGCTGGAGTTCCTCTCCGCCTTCCTGGAGATCCCCTTCCTCAGCGTCGTGGAGCTGGAGCAGCGGCTGCCCTTCAGCACCCAGGTAAGCGGGAGTCGGACCAGCTGCGGCTGGGCAACgagtgggagtggggggtggggggcgcccgGCTTGTCCAGGCCTCCCTGGTCCCTTGGCTCAGGGCTGGTCTGATCCCTGGGCATGCTGCAGCTGGTGGAGCTCCTTGGCCACCCCAGGGCTAggccagctggagggggacacCTCACCTCCTCTGTAGCAATTCCCTTGGTGGCAGGAAGAggactgggggggcgggggggctcctTGCCCAATAAATCCAGCCCCTCCAACTCCCAGTGCAAGCTGGAGAATCTGCAGCTGGacccttttctcctcccctgcaTGAGCCCTGGTTGCCTGTaagccttgggggtgggggtagttGGGGGtgtccagcagcagcactgcagctgggggagggtttGTTGAAGGACTATTTTTAAGGGGGTGGGGAATCTACTCTGTATGCAAAGGAGCAGAAGAGACTCCTGGCTGCAAATCTGCACTTGCAACTGGCAGCCTCTTCCCCTGGGCCTGCCACCCTGGAGGGAGCATGTCTgggtgggcagggaggctggggagggcctgggtggggggcggggggcctgTTTCTAAGGAGGCTCTCCTTTCTGCTTTCCTGGCTACCTTGCGCTTCCTTCCCGCCTGGAGCCTTGCCCCGGCTCCATCACTCAGAAGGGCTGGTCAATACTTTAGCCACCTAGAAGGTCCCAGCCGTTTTGAGTTTTAATCACAGCCGAGTTCAGACCCATCGATCAGGGGGAATATTTATAGTTTGGGGTCACTTTATCTGCAAGCCAGGCCAGCCTCCTTCCCAGtcccttcccaccacccccaggcACCTGCGGGAGAGCAGTATTAATTGCAGTagctggagggggcagagagcgGGGTTCTGGAGGAAAAGGCCCCCCGGGCGAAGGAGACGTTCACTCCAGGACACGTGCGTTCCTGATTCTCATGGCTTTAGTGCTGGGTGTGAGTTTATGTAACACAAAAAAGCACTATGTTCCAGGCTTCTTGCAAGGAGGCAGGTTCCCTGCTGGGTCCAGTGAGGAAGGTGGTTAGTTCCCATGCTGATGTTTGTAGTATAAAATCTAAGGCCTCAGCCAGCAGGGCTGTAGGTATCTATACTGACAATCCAAGGGCCTTTCAGATGAGACCTTAACCACCTATCCCCAGGCGCTCTTTGTAAGATTATCCCCTTGGTCCAAATGGCCCCAGTGTTggatgctggctgctgcttcccaccccagaggtggctgcatctccacaAGCACTGTACGTAAAGTCAGTCAGTTACCCTGCAAACAGCAGAGTTTGCGGTCTCAGGAGGAATCTATTTTAGAGGGGGGCCATAGCCAGACCTTACCCTGCAATAACACATCACAACAAGAAACAGACCCACCTCTCAGCTCTCCCCCGTCTCAGCCCTCATCTTTGCCTGCCTCCCATGCCCAGAGTTCTCTCGCTTTTCTGACGGTGAATGATTTCCATCACACACAGGGCTTTGTAAAGCAGAGGAGGGGAGTGTATGTGGGTGACTTTTATCGATGCTACAGGAATGACTCTGCTGGCTGCTTTAAGCATCGCTGCTTTATTAATGCCCTGGCATTCCCTTGGTTCGGAAGCCTTTTCCTGCAGCCTGACGGGAATGCAACGCAGAGGGAGGCTAAAAAGTGACCTAGGACCCAAGATGAAGCCAATGGATGCATGTCGATTTGGACAGGGTCTAATTTTTCTTTGCATGGAGATGATGTTACTATTTATGCATACAGGGCAGCTGAGCTCTGGGAACTGTGGGGATATTTGTGTTACACTCCAGCCCAGAGGTGCTGCCACATGCTGTATAGACTtacaggccagaagggacctttatgatcctctagtctgacctcctgcacatcacagaacCTCCCCCACGCACTCccgaaatagacccctaacctctggctgaggcCCTGAcgttcaaatcatggtttaaagccttcaagttacagagaatccaccacttgcactagtttaaacctgcaagagacccgtgtcccatgctgcagtGGAAGGTGAAACCTCCTCccggtctctgccaatctgatccgggggaaaattccctcccaaccccaaatatgggcATCAGTTCGACCCTGAGCATGTCcgtgagacccagcagccagacacctgggaaagaattctctgtagtaactcaaagtcTCCTCACCTAGTGTCCTATCACGGGCTGTTGGAGACACGGATGTGCAGTGAGAGACAGTCTGTGCTccagaagagcttacagtctaaatagatgcgacagacaaagggtgaggggaaactgaggcatgaaagACTAAGAAACTTCTctcaggtcacacagcaggtagAGCTGCAGCTAGAACCCAGGGATCTTGAGTCCCGGTCCTGTAAACCACACTGCTTTTCCAAAGCGATAGTTATGAACAAAATCCTAGGCCCCCCTGTATGTATCTTCCTGTCCATATTGTACTTAATTTAGATTGGAAATTCTCTGGAGCATGGCACAGCCAGTGCTggacccagccccctgctctaatcacttaGACCCAGGCTAGCTGGGGCAGCACCATATtcttgtgtgtctgtgcagtacAGAGAGCACTGGGGGTACCGTGTAAAGGAAAACCAAGCTCCCACAGCTGACCTCTTGCTGGTGCAGTATTATCCCTGCAAACTGAGGATCAAAGAGAGGTTGGAATGCTTTCTCAAGGTCACACCACAagctgtgggcagagctgggaacagaacccaggagtcctgatgcccgtgcctcccaccccactctaaccactaggctttACTCTCCTCCtggaactgagaacagaatcgAGCAGTTCAGGTGCCTACTCCCctttctctaaccactagattccTCTCCTCCTAGAGTTgggagtggaacccaggagtcctggtgccaaTCTCCTGCTCTAGCCACATAATCTCTCCACTGCCTGAGGGGGGTATCTATAGAGAGAATGGATATGAGCTGGTGTGAAATGTACCAACCACACCAAGCCCTGGTTACTCACTGCCAGTGGAAATAATCCCAAATTTTTGGCCCTGGCTGCTTTCTTTCTTACTGTTTCTTTACTAATCTCCCTCCTGTGCAGCAGGCTTGACATCGGTGCTAGTTCATGTTCACAGACTGAGACCAGACTATTAGCTTCTGCAGGAGAGCGGTCTCGGCAGCTGGCTCCCTTCTGCCTTGTGTCTAAAGGTGTAAATGGAGGTGTAGCTCAGTGCTGTTATGTTTCcagcacagacacagagaagTTCCATAAAACCATACAATCCTCTTGCTGGAAGGCTGCAACATCGCATGACTTTATTTCTTAAACTTCAGAACAATAACACAAAAGAACCTAAAAACAGAGagacacaaagcaggctgctccctaaaaatAGAGCAGCACAACTCACCCCCACCTTACTCTAGGTCGGCTCTCTGCAAACTAATTGCTGAAACCAAGTTGGCATGCTTTcctacagagccccctagcctgcaagcagaacCAGGAAATCCCCAACCCCTAAAGGGATAGCTtgtaattttaatataatttccaATTTATAATGGCCAGGAGGGAAGCTCTGAGATCTTTGGGAGGAAAGTTCAGCAgaagggcagagggggagaacTGTCTGTAGATGACACTGAGTTTCTGGTGTGGCCACATGAGCTGGTGTCGCACCCCCTGATTACAGTAAAGCCATATTTATAGGTACGTATAGCGCCTAGCGCAGTGGGGCTCCCGATTTCAGCTGCCACTAATATAAAGACTAGTAAAGTAAATCTCACTCATCATCTCTGGGCTTGCAGAATCCCTTCCACCTGCACTTGGACCGGAAGAGCCCCATGGAGACCCTGGTGGATGTGCTCAGCAGCATCCTGCAGACCAATGACTGGCATGAGATCACCCTGGTGCTGTGCCACGCCTGGGACGTCTCTGGCTTCCTCGATTTCTGGACCAGCAACACTGACCTCTTCCTGAGGACCATCCTGGACCTGAGCTACCTGGACGAGCCAGGTGCCGCCCACTACCTCCGCCAGCACTTGGAGGAGCTCAAGGAGCTGGCCGACCCGGTGCTGCTCTTTGGCTGTGATGCCCGTCTCTCACGGCTGGTGTTCAGGGCGGCCTCGGAGTCTGGCCTGATGCTGCAGGACTTTCACTGGATGCTGGGGCACCCATTGAACGTAGACGAGCTGCAGACGGAGGGGCTGCCCCTGGGCCTCCTGGCTTATGGGGAGGTCAACAGCCCCACGTTGGAGCAATTCACCCAGGACGCGGTGGAGTTGGTAGCCCGGGCTATCTCCAGCGCCCTGTACGTCCGCCCCGACCTCACCCTCATCCAGAGCATGGTGAACTGCAACGACAAGCACGTGGAAGGCTCGGAGTCCTCTGGGCACTTCCTTGCCAGGTAAGCTTGGAGCCAGCCCCGTCAGCGACTCCTAGCACATGGGCCAGGGTCTGTCTTGCCcagccactgccctctgctggggcATCTGCTTCTCTTTGAGCATTCAGACCAGCCAGAGACGCTTTCCTGCCATTGCAGGCTGGGCGCAGAGGGAGGTTGCAAGCCGGCGGCAATGCCCAGCCGATCCTCCCATGCCCTCCAATGCCCCCTATTGGTTAGCCTTCCTCTGCATTTGATCTTTAGTGCAAGAACCGGAGTCTCGCTGTTTAATGTCCCCCAGGTCCAGGGTGCCGAACTGCAAAAACTGGGTTCTGTCTCAGGGCTTCTGGGTGATCTCCATGGCatgccactccccctccccgtgcctcagtttctcatttgAGTGAAATTTTCTGGCCTATGCTAGGCAGGAGCTCAGCCCTAGGtggtcataatggtcctttctggccttaaaaatctaagGTTTGTCAAGCTGGGTCATAATAGGGAGGCAGCGGaaagagcactggactgggattcaggagacttcCTGACTCTGCCGCTGACCagctggcaggggcggctctaggtattttgccacccgaAGCACTGCAGACAGGCTggctttggcggcttgcctgcaggaggtctctggtcccgtggattcggtggcatgtctacgggaggtccgctgaagccatgggaccagcggaccctccgcaggcacgccgccgaaggcaacctgcctgccaccctcgtggcgaccagcagagcgccccagtggcttgccgccccaagcacgtgcttggcatgctggtgtctggagcctcccctgccagctgagtgaccttgggcaagtcacttcccctctacatgcctcaatttccccatctgtatgaTGGGGCTCACgatactgccctcctttgtaaagtgctttgtgatctttGGGAAAGAAGCAGTTGGAGTTGTTATGTTAATACCTTGCACTCCTCTGGCGCTGCACTAATTAACTCTTGTAATCCCTTTGtcagggggaggggtgaagggaattatttattgttatacatatggggaaactgaggcaccaaaagTCACTTGCCCAGGGTCAATACAGCAAAGTGGTGGCTGAGCTGGGACTAGTCTCCTGATACCAGCCtatgctctgaccactaggtcatGCTGCCTCTTGGGAGATCAGCGATCTGCTCAGGCACTAACCATTTCCTTCCTGCAAGAGGCTGTCTCTGTGCAGAAGCTATTTGTGAAAGGGATTGTGTCTCTTTAAATCTCTGAGTAATGGCACCAGAAAATTGTTATAGAAATATGAATTGTGCTAAGGCCCCGACAGCCCTGCAGAAGGCAGGATGTGGGCAGCATGGGCTGGATCCCTTCCTGACCCTCCCAGCaatcagcccaggccctggagcaTGGTATTTGATTCCCGTTAATTACAGCTACCAGCTTCACTAATGGTCCAGCTGCTTTAGAAatgcagcaaaatgctgccccctcctctgggcctCTCTGGCAACTTGGGTTCATTCTGGAGCTGCTACTAGTGGCTTAATGAGCCTGTTCCAAGGCCcaggagagggagtgggagggtaGCAGAGGGAAGGCAAGCGAGAGATGGAAGAAAAAGGAGAGCCGAGGAGTATGGAGCTGATGCCAGAGGGAGAGGAAGGCTCAGTTGGGCAGAGGGTTGTTTTATGGGATGCTTTTGCAGCCTTGGATGGAAGAGGGAATTTACGCGCCCCCGCCCCCATGTTAGCACTGTCACACAAGAGCCCATGCCCACCGTGCCACACCCAGAGGCTCAGGCACTCAGACATGCACTGCGACACACACGTGGTCACATGTCCAGTCTGACATGCAAAGATatgcacgtacacacacacacacacacacacacactgccctgcaGGTCGCATGTCAAGTCTGACACGTGAtgctatacacacacactgtcctgcAGGTCGCATGTTCAGTCTGACCCATGATGCTATGCAGGCACACACTGCCCTGCATGGCTGCATGTCTAGTCTGACATGCAATGctatgcatgtgcacacacgGACTAGCACACACATCAACGCCGCTCCTCCTTGCACACGTGCTGACATGCACCCGGGAGGGCCTGAGTTTCCCGCCCGGCTGTCCAGTCTGGTAATAATCGGCCTCTTTATCCGGGGCACAAGACATTGCTGCTGAAGATTCCCAGCCCTCCAGCCCAagggcacccccaccccagctctgccagtgtccctGCCCTTCTAAAACCCTCAGTTCAGCCAGTCCCCAGGCGACTGCCCAGCACGGAGCAACCTCTGCTCTCAAAAACCAACGACTGAAGCAAACTCCTTGATTTAGTGAGTggcaccaggctgggggaggcccCCCAGGTCAGGTCTTTGGGGCTTGGAGCAGCCTCTCCAGGGTCCTGAAGAGCAGGGGGTTCTCAACCCCGGGGGTTGTGACCATCCTGCCCTTCCCTTGCagtttgggggcgggggcagttcctggctggagcccagctaGATGGGAGAAAGGAGTGCAGAAAAGGGCGAGAATCCCGGTATTTCCACTGCTGCGTTCCCTCGTGTCTCTGAACGCTTGTCAATTCCACCTCCGTCCAGAAATCCCCTCCCACCCCGACCTGCCTAATGGCCTGTGCAGTAGATCAGCTCCCCCCTGCCACCGTCCAAGTCTGGGCCCCTTCTGCGCTGGGCTCCCGGTGGCCAGACCCTGTCTCcggctccctcccagctccctcgCTGTTGCTCTGtgctcagctccccaccctgggGATGTCAGGTGCCCAATGcttcctctttccccttccccaggtTCCTGGCCAACACGTCGTTCCACGGGCAGACGGGGCGGGTGTCCGTGCAGAACACGTCGCTGGTGCACACCGAGCACCGCTACAGGATCTGGAGCCTGCTGCGTGGCTCCCTGGGGGAACCCACTTGGGTGACAGTGGGCAGCTGGCAAGACGGCAAGCTGGAGATGGAGGAGGGGTTCTGGCAGACCCAGCTGCAGCGCAAGAGCCCAGGCGGCAGGGGCGGCTTCTTGCGGGTGAAGCTGCGGGTGGTGACACTGGTGGAGCACCCATTTGTCTTCACGCGGGAGGTGGACGAGGACGGGAGCTGCCCAGCCGGGCAGCTGTGCCTGGACCCCCACACCAACGACTCAGCCGTGCTGGAGGCCCTCTTTGAGGTGCTCAACGCAGTGAACGGCTCTGTGCCCCTGGAGTACAAGAAGTGTTGCTATGGCTACTGCATCGACCTGCTGGAGAAGCTGGCCGAGGACCTGCCCTTCGACTTCGACCTCTACATCGTCGGGGACGGCAAGTACGGAGCCTGGAAGAACGGGCAGTGGACGGGGCTCGTGGGGGACCTGCTCAGCGGCATGGCCCACATGGCCGTCACCTCCTTCAGCATCAACTCGGCCAGGAGCAAAGTCATCGACTTCACCAGCCCCTTCTTCTCCACCAGCCTGGGCATCCTGGTGAGGACCAAGGACACGGCCTCTCCCATTGGGGCCTTCATGTGGCCCCTGCACTGGACCATGTGGGTGGGGATCTTCGTGGCCCTGCACCTTATGGCGCTCTTCCTGACCCTCTACGAGTGGAAGAGCCCCTACGGCATGACCCCGCACGGGCGCAACCGCATGAAGATCTTCTCCTACTCCTCAGCCCTCAATCTCTGCTACGCCATCCTCTTCGGGCGCACCGTCTCCAGCAAGACACCCAAGTGCTACACCGGCCGCTTCCTCATGAACCTCTGGGCCATCTTCTGTCTCTTGGTGCTCTCCAGCTACACGGCCAACCTGGCCGCCGTCATGGTGGGGGAGAAGACCTTCGAGGAGCTCTCGGGGATCCACGACCCCAAGGTGGGAGGGCCGTTGTGCTGCCTCGGAGGCAGGAGGCATCCGAGGCACTGGGGGAAGGTGttgttttccctcccctccccacgctGGTCTTCTCTGCATCCCAGTTTCCTTTGGGTGGTGGCCACTTCAGCAGCCCAGTGACCCCTAGCATCATGCTCGGGCCTTGGGGTCAGGCCCGACTGCaaagggagagcgccccctaccaGTCACTTCGCCAACTCCAGCCGAAGAGTGTTAGCGCCAAGCCTTTTGAATCTCGTCCACGTTGTTCCCAACCCATCATCATGTGAGGCTGTCACCTGGAGCTTTGCCTGTCAAGCCACCCACCGCACCCCGTTTTCCCAGCTGGCTCCCGGCTGCTGTTGGTTCTGGGAGTGACAGGGGGTGTAAAATCCAGTGGATGgttcagtagggggtgctcttcCCTCGGAGACATCTCTGAGCCATTGGCCTTGCCGTGCTGGCTGCTTGCAACCTCAAAGACCAGAGGGTCCTTTTTCTATGAGTTTGGGGGCAAGGGGTTCACCCCGAATCCTGGCCAGATTCCAGTTGGGATAATTCTACCTCCCTTAAAATCCCTCTCCCTTGCAGTTCAAGCTAGATGCAGCATGCTTCCTCACCTCCTATCCTGAACCACTGCTATTTGCAGAGAAAtacctccaccccagaggtggctgcattctggTGGTATCAGTGGTGCCAATTAGGGGACAAGCAACCCTGCCAGTTTCCCCCGGTTTTTGCATTTGCTCATAGTTCCATACTAAACCAGTATGGCTGATGCCAGAGCCATCCAGTGCATCGCTCTGGCTGCATGGTTACACTCCCACTGAAATTTAGCCCGGCCGCCCAGCGAGAGGAGCGGCTGGACCAAATGGTGCTTCCCCCAGCTCACGGCGTGTCTGTTCCGTATCAGAGTGCAGGGGTGGCCCCCGATAAATCGACTCGTGCTGGCGCTGGCCCCTGCACTGTGTAGCTAAGAGCGGAGATACTCCccagccttggggaagggactggCATGTGCCCCCTCCCAAGAAATATCTTGCTTGGTGCCGCTGTGTGGTGGGGAATGGAGCCTGGCATGTACAGCCAGCGACTCTGGGTTAGAAGGGACGGGCTGATGGGCTCAGGGTTCACTGCTTTAACCCCCAACCCCTCCagttccctcccctgctcaccTGCCTTACTGTTGGTATTTGCAAGCCACACGCCTGGTCCTCTTTGCAGCTGCACCACCCCTCACAGGGCTTCCGCTTCGGCACCGTGTGGGAGAGCAGCGCCGAGGAGTACATCAAGAAGAGCTTCCCCGAAATGCACGAGTACATGAGGCGCCACAGCGTCCCCACCACCCCTGCTGGGGTCACCATGCTCAAGtaagggggcagcagcaggggcaggctCAACACGTGGGGGAAGGCGGGCGTGTGCCCCTGGCTCATTTGCGATGAACTGGCCGGTGCTGTAAAGAAACTGTGGCGGGGTCTGGGCTACCCCCCTCAATGTGTTGCACAAgtccccacagcacctcctacTGGCAGAGGCTGGAGTAGATGGGAAGTGCCCCCACAGCCAGTATCTCCGCCCCACTTCcaacagcgccccctgctgggagaggctgggctggAGTAGGCGTGTGGTGCCCCCACAGCCAGTGTCTCCGCCCCACCTcctacagcgccccctgctgggagaggctgggctggAGTAAGCGGGCGGTGCCCCCACATCCAGTATCTCCACCCCACCTcctacagtgccccctgctgggagaggctgggtggAGTAGGCGGGCGATGCCCCCACAGCCAGaaatcctgccctgctccccacagcgccccctgctgggagaggctgggctggAATACGCAGGGGTTGCCCTCAGAGCCAGTATCTccgccccgctccccacagcgccccctgctgggagaatGCAGgagctcccccccagccagcacaccTGCACTGTGCTCTTTTGTAATCGGTGGCTATTTTCCCCTTAACCGCCAGCCACTTCTTGGGGCCGGGGAGGGCGAATCCAGCCACTCAGCCTCTCCCCTGTGCTCCCTTTGCCAGGACCGAGCCCCCCACGCTCAACGCGTTCATCATGGACAAGTCCCTTCTGGATTACGAGGTCACCATCGACTCGGACTGCAAGCTCCTCACCGTGGGGAAGCCATTTGCTATTGAAGGTGAGCTGCTGCCTGGGGCCGCTTCCCCTTGGCCCCCTGCCTATGGCCCGAGCTGCTGAATGCACCGGTGCCCTGCCCTGGGAAAAGCAGCATTGCCTGCACGGGACTGGGCCGCAGCGGTACGTGACGGGCGGCTTTAGCGCAGTGTTGATCTGTGTTAAAATGGCTCAGTGGAAATAATCTTGGCAAGAGGCTGTTAATGGCAGCAGCAGGTTGGTGCGTTCAGTGTAAGAATCCCAAGCTGGCCCGACAGCACTGGAGCGGGGCTAGTCTCTGTTTAGCCCAACGCTGAGCACAGCCTGGGCAGGGGTAGTGCAGGCTCCTTTCATGCACCACCCTTCCCTGCGGGGCGGGAGAAATCCAGCCATATGATCCACTCAGCTGGGCGGGTCCCTGCTGCAGTGGGTGCTGCCCAGGGAGTGAGCTGCTAGATTCACTTTGCTTATGGGCCCCCCCCAACCACATACAGCACCTGAGCTTTGGTCACAGCTGGAGTTGAACTGGGGCCCTAGAGGGCAAAGGCTTCTTAGTCCAGTGGCCAGTTCCACCTCCCCCTCCAGAACAGATCTTAAATGTCACTGACCCCACGCCCCAGGCAGAGGGGCTGTCGCTTGCAGTGCCTTCCGGCCAGCAGCGAGTGCTCCCCTGCATAAGCAGCACAACGCCATTGCCTCATTCAGAGAGACACCCCGTCCTTGCAGCCTGAGCGCTTGCACACCTGAGCTTCGCTCCGTGGTGAGTCCACAGCCTACGTGCCCCAGGGACCCGCAGCACAGACAGGCTCTGCTCGCAGTAGCGGTGCGTCCATGTCACCCTTCACCAGGGTCTCCGTGGGGTGCTCATCCAGAGCAAGGGTCTTTTGAGCTAGCAAAGCAGGGGAACCCAGGTGTGTTGCAGCCCCTCACCTGGGTCCAGCTGTGTGCTAGCTACACAACAGCTGGAGACCCCAATAGCCCATCTGGCCTGGTCTCCATCGTCcttcctgactctgccatggGCAGTTAGCCTGTGCCTTGGAGAATGAGAGTTCAGCCTACCATGATCCTGGTTTGGCTAAGGGTGAGCAAAGCATCCGGGTGCTACttgctctcttctctctccacccccGATCCCCTTCACCTCCTCTAATCTCCCGCACAGCCGCCTCCTCTCATCCctgtgcagcagggctgctggctgaTCTCTCCTCATTAACCAGGCTGGTGCCCTGGAGCCGAGAGGGAAGTAAAACGAGGCCCCCGCGCTCTTGCCTGCCAAGCCATGACTAGAGAGGGAAACAGGGAAGCGAAGGCAGCCCCGTCTGTGGGGAATGAGCCGGCGGGCCCTGCAAGGCAAGGCAGGCTGCTGCATGTCACAGGGCTCACGGCAGCTCTCAATTGCCATCCCACTAGAAGGCGAAGCTCATGGGTTTTTCTACTGGGGAGACCAGCCTCAGACtgataggtcagaagggaccaatatgatcatctagtctgacctcctgcacaaagcagggcacagaaccctacccatccacttctataacaacccctaacctatgtccgagttattgaagtcttcaaattgtggtttgaagacctcaagctgcagagattccaccagcaagcgacccgtgccccacgctgcagaggaaggcgaaaaacctccagggcctctgccaatctgccctagaggaaaattccttccccacgcCAAATATGACgaccagctaaaccctgagcacgNNNNNNNNNNNNNNNNNNNNNNNNNNNNNNNNNNNNNNNNNNNNNNNNNNNNNNNNNNNNNNNNNNNNNNNNNNNNNNNNNNNNNNNNNNNNNNNNNNNNNNNNNNNNNNNNNNNNNNNNNNNNNNNNNNNNNNNNNNNNNNNNNNNNNNNNNNNNNNNNNNNNNNNNNNNNNNNNNNNNNNNNNNNNNNNNNNNNNNNNNNNNNNNNNNNNNNNNNNNNNNNNNNNNNNNNNNNNNNNNNNNNNNNNNNNNNNNNNNNNNNNNNNNNNNNNNNNNNNNNNNNNNNNNNNNNNNNNNNNNNNNNNNNNNNNNNNNNNNNNNNNNNNNNNNNNNNNNNNNNNNNNNNNNNNNNNNNNNNNNNNNNNNNNNNNNNNNNNNNNNNNNNNNNNNNNNNNNNNNNNNNNNNNNNNNNNNNNNNNNNNNNNNNNNNNNNNNNNNNNNNNNNNNNNNNNNNNNNNNNNNNNNNNNNNNNNNNNNNNNNNNNNNNNNNNNNNNNNNNNNNNNNNNNNNNNNNNNNNNNNNNNNNNNNNNNNNNNNNNNNNNNNNNNNNNNNNNNNNNNNNNNNNNNNNNNNNNNNNNNNNNNNNNNNNNNNNNNNNNNNNNNNNNNNNNNNNNNNNNNNNNNNNNNNNNNNNNNNNNNNNNNNNNNNNNNNNNNNNNNNNNNNNNNNNNNNNNNNNNNNNNNNNNNNNNNNNNNNNNNNNNNNNNNNNNNNNNNNNNNNNNNNNNNNNNNNNNNNNNNNNNNNNNNNNNNNNNNNNNNNNNNNNNNNNNNNNNNNNNNNNNNNNNNNNNNNNNNNNNNNNNNNNNNNNNNNNNNNNNNNNNNNNNNNNNNNNNNNNNNNNNNNNNNNNNNNNNNNNNNNNNNNNNNNNNNNNNNNNNNNNNNNNNNNNNNNNNNNNNNNNNNNNNNNNNNNNNNNNNNNNNNNNNNNNNNNNNNNNNNNNNNNNNNNNNNNNNNNNNNNNNNNNNNNNNNNNNNNNNNNNNNNNNNNNNNNNNNNNNNNNNNNNNNNNNNNNNNNNNNNNNNNNNNNNNNNNNNNNNNNNNNNNNNNNNNNNNNNNNNNNNNNNNNNNNNNNNNNNNNNNNNNNNNNNNNNNNNNNNNNNNNNNNNNNNNNNNNNNNNNNNNNNNNNNNNNNNNNNNNNNNNNNNNNNNNNNNNNNNNNNNNNNNNNNNNNNNNNNNN includes:
- the GRIN3B gene encoding glutamate receptor ionotropic, NMDA 3B, whose translation is MEFLRALWLCVAVAGSLLPAPCQGHPQPCHILARVGHTVRLGALLPRGGAQSRVRSALARASRASWFPYNLSLEIVPGAPRERDPASLARWLCQALVVQKVAAVLAFPQSRGELLQLEFLSAFLEIPFLSVVELEQRLPFSTQNPFHLHLDRKSPMETLVDVLSSILQTNDWHEITLVLCHAWDVSGFLDFWTSNTDLFLRTILDLSYLDEPGAAHYLRQHLEELKELADPVLLFGCDARLSRLVFRAASESGLMLQDFHWMLGHPLNVDELQTEGLPLGLLAYGEVNSPTLEQFTQDAVELVARAISSALYVRPDLTLIQSMVNCNDKHVEGSESSGHFLARFLANTSFHGQTGRVSVQNTSLVHTEHRYRIWSLLRGSLGEPTWVTVGSWQDGKLEMEEGFWQTQLQRKSPGGRGGFLRVKLRVVTLVEHPFVFTREVDEDGSCPAGQLCLDPHTNDSAVLEALFEVLNAVNGSVPLEYKKCCYGYCIDLLEKLAEDLPFDFDLYIVGDGKYGAWKNGQWTGLVGDLLSGMAHMAVTSFSINSARSKVIDFTSPFFSTSLGILVRTKDTASPIGAFMWPLHWTMWVGIFVALHLMALFLTLYEWKSPYGMTPHGRNRMKIFSYSSALNLCYAILFGRTVSSKTPKCYTGRFLMNLWAIFCLLVLSSYTANLAAVMVGEKTFEELSGIHDPKLHHPSQGFRFGTVWESSAEEYIKKSFPEMHEYMRRHSVPTTPAGVTMLKTEPPTLNAFIMDKSLLDYEVTIDSDCKLLTVGKPFAIEGYGIGLPQNSPLTSNLSEFISRYKSAGFMDLLHDKWYKMVPCGKRVWAVTKTLQVGIYHFSGLFVLLCVGLCGSLLTSLGEHVFYRLILPRIKKKKKFNYWLHTSQKIHRALNVGFEEQKNQKLRLEKRCNIQKSEETAAPNASQPSWNNLRKATKKEDKRVRFNMQQTPSELVQEREVPVWHCMNGRMPQPEEWDASEELRELEGWIQAIRDQLRAALVQKSELVAALGPTKNSRMLSVKPIVEKSEDR